agaagatggtggCGGGGGAGGGCAACGGCGCCGCCGGCTGCTCCTGATCCATCTGTCTTCTTCCAGCAGTCAGCGGAGAAAATGGGAAGATGCAAGATTACAGGAACATCAAAACTGTGCGGCACATGATTACGGAGGGAAGAACTACTCGGTTGTATATTACTGGGCACAAGTAAAATCCGGTTGTAATTTATATCCGGTTGTAACATTCTACAGGGCTTCCAAGCGGGGCCTAAGGTTGTATACAGCATGCCGCTCCTATTGATACATAGGGTTATATTAAACTTTAACTGTTAACAATTTTATTAATTATTTTAATTGTTGCTGATTCAAAATTAATTTTTATACTGCAATGTACTGAAATCTTCCATAAATAAAATCATTATTGCACAAAAAGAATCGACGCATTGTAGATAAAGGGAATACATATTGATATTGCATGATAAAATTGTGATTCTTCAATAATTCATCGCATCCATGTTCGACCGTGAGCCGaatttgtgttgatgatgaaattatATAAAATTTTGTGAATACTTCATGTTGATATATTACATACGTGATAAATGAAGACTCATGTGTTAAATTTTGGACTGTTTGATTGGTTTCTAGTTTGGACATCATCTCTTTTGGGTTTGCAGTGGCATGCAAATGGATATGTTTACTTGGTTTGTTTAATGGGACCGAACACATAGGTAATTACTACGGACTATTTCAAGACAACCATCTAAGGTCAACCTCGTTGTACCTTCTCAATATAGAGACCGGAACTTTAACTCAAACTGGAATTACATCAAAAAACATCCCCAATTCATTATGTTGAGAAGACTTGTCTGCTAACTGATGATGGAGCAAAACATCCCCAAATCAAATCGTATTAATACATGGAGTTTTGCATGGATAAAATAAAATGTGAAACAATAAGTTTAGTGCACCCTTTCACCATTATGTAAGCAGCCAAGTTAAGAAAATAAATTGAATTACCGACGCAAAAGAATAAAGTCCGGCATGAAATTTGAAAGATGTAATATCTTGTCAGCTGCATGCAAATAGAAGACGTCAAACAGAGTAGCACGTCAGCTGCATGCATGAAACACGTACCGAAGAAATACATCAAAaaacaacaagagagagagagagagagtacaccGTCTCAATCTTTGTGTTGATCTCTGAAACCTGGTGGAAGCAGCTAGCAAACAGCACACGGCCTGCAAAGTGCAAACGACTGTCTGTCCTTCATATCGAAGTAGCCCGCGAGTACATTACTGGTTTCTGCCGGATAATCCTGCAGCTAACCTTGAAGGACGAACAGCACAGTGGCCTGTTGTACGTGCTGCTGTCCGTGCTCTTGTTGATGGAGAGCACGTACGCTCGGTGATGGCACCTGCGGCGAACACTAACTGGGCCTTGAAAGGGCGCTGCCGCACGCGGAGGCGTTGCCGGTCTCGTCGCGACTGGCTGGTACTACAGTGTGGCCCCGTCCGAGATGGGTCGGAAGGGGTGAAGCATGGATGAATGCACCGCGGCTTATCTCGTCCCCGGGAGGGCGGAGGATGGAGGACCTCTGGCGCCTGGGGACGCCGCCGCCAACAGCAGCAATAGCGTCGCCTCCGGTCCGCGTATGGGAACCGCCGTTCCATCCCGTGCGGCTGCAGCGTCGCTAGTATTCGCCTCAGCAAACATAGCACAGGGTCCCGCACGCAGGCTAGTCCGCCCGTCCCTGTCCATCTCCCACGACTTGCCTCCCACTGGTTATGCTCTTTGCGTGGTCAAGGGGGACGCACACGGCTCCTGCCGCTGACGCCGCGCATCAAGAGCTCCTTGGCCGCCGACCGCAGATGTAACATCTCCAAGACTCCAACACACCGGAttaaaggaggaggagctccgacaTGGAGAGGAGGGCACCGTTTCAGGTTGCAGCTGGCCAGCGAGCAGAAGAAGAATCTTAGGCGCTCCGCTTGAGGTAAGGCTACGGGTTGCCACGACCGCGGTCCTCTGGCTGGCGCATTCCGTCGGGCCTCTCGCATCACTTCCATCTTCTTTCTCTTCGCTACTATACACAACCCGAGAGAGAAATCCAGCACGGAGGCGATAGAGCCTGATCGAGAGCCTCACCGTGCGAAAAATAATTGAGAGGCAGCCGCCGGCAACATATGACCTCTCTCTACTCTTCCCTCTCCCTTTTCCTCCTCCGCGGCTTCTCCTTTTTCCCGCCTCCAACTCCAGCCACCGCTGGCGGCGACAATCGACGTCGGCGTCGGGCACGCAGCAGGGATAGGCTGCATGTCGTCACCACCATGGGATCGTCGTCGGTGGCAACCAGGAGTGCGGTGGAGGGCAGCGAAGCATGCCGATGGCAGCGCTGCGACAGTTAACGGGATGCGGGCGGCGCACACAGGTGAACCAGGCAGCGGCAGCTCGGCCCAGCCTTCAATGTGGAGTACCGAGAGGAGGTCTGCCACAGCGTCGTGGAGATGGCTGTGGCGGCAGAAGCGGAACGGCGCCGCGGCGGTGCGTCGAACGACGACGCTGGGGGAGGATCCGGTGGCGCGGGGCACCGGCAGCCTGCATGGGTGCTCATCCGCAGTCGTGGCCTCGGCATGGCTTCCGCGAAGAGGAGATGGCCAGTTGAGGGTGGGGAAAGATGAGGCGAGAGCCCGTCGGATGTCCTTTTATAAGCGCAAAGAGCGGCGAAGCGGCGGCGGAGATTGGACTCGAGATAGAAATATCTCGAGAGATCGAGTGAGGCAACACGTGCGCACACTCGTGTCAACAGGAAAGGAGAGGAAAAAACCAAACAGCCCAAACGCAAACAGCCCAAACGGTGGTCAATCGGCGCATAGCGCACACATGCAAGCAAAAACAAACGGAAGAGGACAAACCACATTAGGAGAGGAATAAACAAACCGACGACAAGAGAAGGGCATGTACATCCAGCCAAAGAAGGGGAAGGAAGACGTAAGGAAATCGACCTCTGTATAGAAACCGTGCATGCAGACCAATAGAAACTCGCGCTCATGCAACCAATACCAAACTGAAGTAGAACTCCCATCCTAAATCGCTAGCTGCACACAGGTGCGTACCCTGCCAGGGCCCCAATAAAGCACGTGGCGCCATCCAATTGGTCCGATTTCCACTggtaaaaaaagtcaaaaaaaagggTAAATCAAACCTGGTCAGATTTAGTATATTTAGAATATTAattattatacaattttatataTCCAAGTAGAGATTACATGCCCTCACGTTTGGACTGATCAGGGCAAAGATTAAGTTCCGTCTAAACAACTAAACATGTTTTAGAGGCTATAAGAATAATGCCTGGGAGTTAGGTGCCACTTCTGTCCAAAATAGTGAAAGTaacctctatatatatatatatatatatatatatatatatatatatatatatatatatatatatatatatatatatagggaaaattcaTCCTACCacacggtggtagttaccccacatatctcatatactaccatgtgatactatatatactattttattattttaaatatgttcatataatatatctaagatatttcaaagcaagttacatgaaaaattgcatatgagcccatagtttttgttatatttatgaaatacgtacatatttNNNNNNNNNNNNNNNNNNNNNNNNNNNNNNNNNNNNNNNNNNNNNNNNNNNNNNNNNNNNNNNNNNNNNNNNNNNNNNNNNNNNNNNNNNNNNNNNNNNNNNNNNNNNNNNNNNNNNNNNNNNNNNNNNNNNNNNNNNNNNNNNNNNNNNNNNNNNNNNNNNNNNNNNNNNNNNNNNNNNNNNNNNNNNNNNNNNNNNNNNNNNNNNNNNNNNNNNNNNNNNNNNNNNNNNNNNNNNNNNNNNNNNNNNNNNNNNNNNNNNNNNNNNNNNNNNNNNNNNNNNNNNNNNNNNNNNNNNNNNNNNNNNNNNNNNNNNNNNNNNNNNNNNNNNNNNNNNNNNNNNNNNNNNNNNNNNNNNNNNNNNNNNNNNNNNNNNNNNNNNNNNNNNNaacgtgtacaatgtgtagtatcgtaaaataccagcaaaatggaaacacaaaattaaatgaaaaagaaatcataaaactaaaaaaaaaaccaaaccttatagtaccggttggtcttaccaacccgtactaaagggctccaggcccccggagctggctcgtgccacgtggttgccctttagcaccggttcgtgccgaaccggtactaaagtggggggcctttagtgcccacactttagtgccggttatggaaccggcactaaagggtcttacgaaccggtgctattgcccggttctgcactagtgagggtggatgtcgtttgagtttctgtttgtgtttcatccatagtcgaatgttgttcttgtgtatgatgttgttatattcatgcggcattgtatgccttttgttttatccccatctattatttaatggtacgatgtaatgatatccaccttgcagaagcatcttcaatatgcgcttctatccttggtgggaccttcgatttcctttaggatagagtcgcatattgggcgtgacagtgcaTCCTTCCTCCTCGCCCGAAGAGGAAATGTTGACAAGAGCGGAGGGGATGACCACGATGGATTTAGGTACTGCCGCTCAATCACAACACCAGATCCGGAGTACCATAGGCATGCATGGCGTTGGATGACTCTCCCCGCGGCAGGATTTATTGCGTCGAGGTCAGATCTACTGCATTCACGGGCGGGGCCGCAAGCGAGTCCGGAACCTATGATCGACCACTGGTCGAGAGCGAGCTTGCACGGGACCACGACCGGAGCTGGATCAGgagtgaaaccttgaaggggatgggtgaGCAATAATGGCAGAGTGGGTGACCATCACGGCCGGAGTGGCCTATGGCGCGAAGGAGGGAGCGAGAGTCTCAAGAACGAGACCTAGCTAGCGCGCCCTCTCGAGATTACTCCGTTTGTCTGTACGAGTTGGGATCCTAAAAAGAAAATGCACAACATAGAGAACAAGTGCGGGATGACAAAAAAAAAGAAAGACACTTGGATTACTGGTTTCTATGTATGCTGGGTTTTTTTTCCACGGCGAGGCACACATACCATGCTCGGTATAATAGTAGAACCATATATTCATCCATAAATACTGCTTGTACAATAACACAACTTATTACCTGAATCATAACAGTACATATATATATATCGGGCCGGCTGGTTAATTATATATCACATCTGATCACACTGTAGTTATCACAGCTTAATCACTTTATTTATGCAATACGCCGTACGTACATGCacgctcgcatgcatgcatgcatgatgcatATAGCCTAGTACGGGCTCACCCCGGGGAAGTTGCCTGGCGGGTTGTAGCTGCAGATGATGAACACACCGTCGCCGCTGTCGCAGACGACGCGGGCGCAGCCGATACCCGTCGAGTCGCGCCACACCACCTGCGTGTAGTGCCCGCACGACTCACCCTCGGGCGCCGAGCAGGTGTTGCTGTCGTGGTCGTAGTACTGCTTCTCCGACACCCACGAATTCACGGCGTCCGTCGCCGTCCACTCggtcccaccgccgccgcctccgtaGAGGTTCTCCCCGTACGGCCGGCCATCAGGAGTATGGATCAGCTGGCAGTCGCCGCGGCGCTGATCGGCGTAGTCCTGCGCGAAGGCTGCCACGGTAGCGTCCCATGTCACCTCACCAAGGCCCACGTCGGCGCGCGCCGCGTTGTGGGCGTCCACGAAGTCCTGCTCCGAGTTCTGGGCCGTGACCGCCATGGCGGACGCGAGAGCTAAGAGCACCAGTACTGCTAGTTTCGGCGAGTACTCCATCGCTGATTAAGCCTTGCAAAACTAATCAAGGAAGATGTATCTGTAACGATGAGATAGACTGCCACCATGCGTACGTTGTGTATTTATACTGCCTGCACATGATCGATTGCTTCTCTGAGGTATAACTAAGCTTGCAAAGTTTCATAGAAAAAATATATCTCGACGAATTAGACTGGTCAAATTCGAAGCACACGTGCGCGCGTTGAGGTAGTCAGATATCATCTGATCTCGTGGCACACGTGCACACGTGCACACAGGCGGCCTGTTATTTCTTCTGATCGAGATTACCTCTGCCGATGTGGAGGAACTTCGCCATTTGATCTCGTGGCTTCATTGTCCGAGAAGAGGTCAGGTCGTACTAGTCGGGACACACGTACCTAGTAGCTAGCCAACTTGGTGCTAGTGGTACAAACGTGTAGAATGATTAAGTTGAAGAATATTTCTTTTGGGTTCAAGTTGTACAACTTGTTAAGGCAATTGGTACTCGCACGTAAGAACCTTGTTTGCTTGTAATTGAGTCGTTCTAATACTATGTGCCGGTTGGTACATACGATTTATTTTTTATTGGCGATAATATATGAGCAGCTAACATATCTCTTTTATTTTGCTTTGTCACGGCTCTGTTATTTTCATGTGGATTGCAACTTTCGTAACATCCCCCTACCCCTCTCCCATGCATCATTTTTTAATTATGTATTGTGGCTAGAAGCCAATTTGTACTTCTTCCCggaacaagacaaaagtcaatttGTTCTTTGAATTGAAATGTTGTTTGTGGTCCTTGTTGTTAGCTAAATGAGTGTTAATTTTCTTGTTCAATTTCACGCGAGATTGATTTAACCTTGGCCATGGTTGCGGAAATCTTATTTCGAACATACCACaacttgctttatatataaagtggggtGTGAGCTTTTTCGGTAACGTGGCACAACTCAATCAGCGGAAAGTTGTTTTTGGCTCTTCTTTTGTATTTCTAGCTATACTGCAACATTATGATCATATTGATGTCCTAGTGCATGGTATTTGGAGATAAGAAAAACTCGGCAACTATACAATGTGTGCAAGTAGGAGTGATGCAAAGTGATATGCCTTGGCAAAGTGGTCGATCGATGATGCAACCAGGGGTTGTTAAGATAGGTCTAGCGTGTCATTTACCTTGTACACATACACGTACCTTGTATGTATGTAATTGCATATGCTGATCATTATATATACAAAGACGTGGAGAGGCTTTGCCCCACGGGAAACCCTAAATCCTATTCTCAAACTTGGTATTAGagcctaccctagccgccgccaccgccaccgtagtTTTCTCGGTGCTGCCGCGATGTCCACCGCCTTGGCAGCCTCGATGACCCCCTCCTCCGGGCTCACGCTCTCCACCCTCTCCTTGCCCGCCTCGATCACCCTGGTCATTGCCCCACCCGCCGCGTCGGCTCCCACCCCCGTCCTTCCGCCCATCGTGGTCTCGCTCGACCGCAGTAACTTCATGCTGTGGAGGGCCCTTGCCCTTCCCAAGTTTGCCGGAGTTCGCCTCCACGGCTTCTTTGATGGCTCGGCCAGGGCGCCGGCGCCGACCGTGAAGGCAGGCACCGGCGAGGCCGCTCGCACCGTGTCCAACCCTGAGTACGAGCAGTGGTGGACTCTGGATCATAAGGTCCTCGGGCATCTCCTCGGTTCGATGAACGTGGAGATCTCTGCGCAACTCATCGGCTGCAGGACAGCGGCCGCTGCCTGGGTGGCCGTGCACACCATGTTCGCCGCCGAGAGCAGTGCCGGCGTGCGTAACCTCCGACGCCAGATCCAGGTGCTGAGGAAAGGAGACCGCCCCGCTGGCAAGTACATGCAGAAGGTCAAGGCCCTTGCTGATTCGATGGCTGCCGCCGGCTCTCCTCTTCATGATGAGAGATCATCGACTACATGCTGACCGGGCTCGGCTCGGTGCTTAACCCCATCGCTGCTTCGATGAACTTCGTGGGTGTGCCTATCATGTTTCCCGCGTTCTACTCCAGTGTCCTTCACTACGAAGCCCTTCAGCAGCAGCAATCGGAGCTTGAGGATTGGCAGTCCTCCGCCAATGCAGCGTCCCGGCCGGTCTACAACAAAACTTCCGGCCGCATGCCCGACTCTGGACGCCTGAGTGGCGAACGTCCTTCCGGCGGCTCCTTCCCGCCAGGCTCGGGCAGCTACGGCCCAAGCCAGGGCAGCGCCCCTGGAAGCACCAACAACAACAATGGCGGCAACATCCGCAATGAAGGAGGCAACGGGGGCGGCCACAACCGGCGCTGGCGTCCCCGGTGCTAGATATGCAAGAATTGGGGGCACGAGGCGAGCGACTGTCGCAGCCGCTATGATCATGACAACCGCGCCGCCAACTCCGCGTTTACATCCTCCTCCCATGAGTCGCCGCACTGGATCCTGGACACCGGCGCGACGGACCACCTGATGAGTGATCTCGACGTCTACACTTCCATGAGCGCTACGGCGGGAAGGATCAAGTGCAAGTGGCAAATGGTGCAGGTTTGTCTATTTCACATATTAGTCATTCCACTATACCCGGATCATCTCTCCGTTTACGCAATATTCTTCGTCTACCACATATTCATCAACATCTCCTTTCCGTTTATCGTCTTGTCCTTGACAATGATGTTTTTTGTGGAATTTCAGCGTTTCTTTTTCCTTGTTAAGGACACAACCACGAAGAAAATCCTTCTTCACCGTAGATGTCACGGTGGACACTAGCCCATCCCGTTTAGTCGCACGTCGTCTTCCTCCACCCACCAAGCGTCTCTCAGCGTCAAGACCACCCCTTCTTAGTGGCGCCAGCATCTCGGTCATCCCTCAAATAATATTGTTCAAAACACTGTTAAGAATAATGATTTAGTGTGTTCTTCTGAACGC
Above is a window of Triticum dicoccoides isolate Atlit2015 ecotype Zavitan chromosome 5B, WEW_v2.0, whole genome shotgun sequence DNA encoding:
- the LOC119306443 gene encoding pathogenesis-related protein 1-like encodes the protein MEYSPKLAVLVLLALASAMAVTAQNSEQDFVDAHNAARADVGLGEVTWDATVAAFAQDYADQRRGDCQLIHTPDGRPYGENLYGGGGGGTEWTATDAVNSWVSEKQYYDHDSNTCSAPEGESCGHYTQVVWRDSTGIGCARVVCDSGDGVFIICSYNPPGNFPGVSPY